The uncultured Fusobacterium sp. DNA segment GATAGATTGGATACACAAATTAGAAGAGATTATGAGAGACAAGCAGTAGCTCAAAATGCTCACTATAAATATGGAAATTCTGGAGTACCTGCAAGACTTCAAACAGCTAATGCAAATAATTATAGTGGAAGAAATAATAATTACAACAATGGAAATTACTCAAATCAAAGAAATGGAAAAGTTGTTTATTCTGATGGAAGAACTCAAATTATAGAGTTATCTGATGGAACTAGAATAACTTTAAATCAATAAAACTATTGACAAGGATAAAAAAAAGTAGTATCTTTGTAGCAAGAATAAAGAAAAAATGGAGGTGAACACAAATGACAATTAGATTTACTTGGTGGTGGCAAAACAGATTACACAAACTTAATAATAGACAGGTGAATCAGGTTTTGTCATAGATGTTCATTTATAAATAGATAATTTATTTAATTTTGTTAAAGAACCTGTTCGAAAGAGCAGGTTTTATTTTTATAAATTATTAATTAAGCCCTGTCTTATATTTTAGGATAGGGCTTTTTATTTTTAGGAGGGAAAAATGAAAAAGATTTTATTATTTATGTTAATGGTTCTTTGTATAGCTTGTGGAAAGGAAAAAGAGGATAGAATAAAAATAGGGATAACTCAAATTGTAGAACATCAATCTTTAGATGATGTACGTCAAGGAGTGATAGATAGTTTAAAAGCTAATGGTTATGGAGAGGATAAAATTGAGATAAGCTATAAAAATGCACAGGGAGATTTTGGAACTGCACAGATAATAGCTCAAGAGTTTAAAAATACAAGTGATATAGTAGTGGCAATTTCGACACCAAGTGCTCAAGCAGTTGTTAATAATATAAAAGATAAGCCAATCTTTTTTGCAGCTATAACAAATCCTGAAAGTGCAGGAGTATTAGCAGAAAATGTAACAGGGGTAAGGGATAGATCACCAGTAGAGAAGCAGGTAGAGTTAATAAAAGAGATTTTACCAGAGACTAAAAAGATAGGGGTTGTTTATAATACAAGTGAACAAAACTCTTTTTATTTAACTGATGAATTTAAAAAGGAAGCTGAGAAAAATGGGTATGAGGTAGTAATTAAAGGGATAACAAATGTAAATGAGATAGCTTCAGCTTTAGATACAATCTTACCTGAGATAGATGTTTTATACACAACAATAGATAATACAATAGCCTCTACTTATCCATTAATAATAGACAAATCTAAAAAAGCTAATAAACCTGTAATAGGAGCTACAAAAAATTATGTAGATCAAGGAGCATTGGCATCAGAGGGGATTTCAGATTATAAAGTAGGGTATCAAACTGGAGAAATGATAGTGAGATATTTAAAAGGCGAGGATATAAAAAATATGAAATTTGAGGTTGTAAGGGAGTCTGAAAGATATATAAATAGAGAAGTTGCAAAAAATTTTAAAATTGTTGTAGAGTAGTACGAACAAATTTTAAAATTAAAATTTAGAAAAATATAGGGAAAATAGTGAGGTTGTCACTATAATGTGGAACAAATAAATAATTTAATTGTTATCTAGTAGATTAATAAAAATAGTGGTATCATTCCTATTAAATAAAGAAGGTTATGAGGAAGTGATCAATATGAAAAAAATGTTACTACTATTATTAGGGATATCAATGATAGCTTTTGGGAAAGAGAAATCAGATGTAAAAATTGGAGTTACTCAAATTATGGAACATCAATCTTTAGACTCAGCTAGAAAAGGATTTATAAAGGCATTGGAAAAAGAGGGGTATGGAGAGAAGAATATAGAGTATCAAAATGCACAAGGTGATTTTGGAACAGCACAGATAATAGCAAACTCTTTTAAAAATGATAATAAAGATTTAATATTAGCAATATCAACACCAAGTGCACAAGCGGCATATAATGCAACTAAGGAGATACCTATTATTATAACAGCTGTAACAGATGCAAAAAGTTCAGGGCTTATAGGAGGGAATATTACAGGAACAAGTGATGCAGCTCCAATATATAAACAATTAGAAGTAGCTAAAAAACTTCTTCCACAAATAAAAAAAATTGGAGTTATCTATAATACAAGTGAGCAAAATTCTCAAATACAAGTGGAACAAGTGAAAGAAGAAGGTAAAAAATTAGGATTAGAAGTTGTAGAGGCAGGAATTACAAGTGTTGCAGATATGGCAATAGGACTTGATATACTTTTACCAAAGGTTGATATATTGTATACTCCTACAGATAATTTAGTTGTATCAGCAACACCATTAGTTTTAGAGAAAGCTAACAAAGCTGGAAAACCAGTTATAGGATCAGTGGAAGATCAAGTTGCACAAGGGGCATTAGTAACACAAGGAATAGATTATGAAAAACTTGGATATCAAACAGGAGAGATTGCTGTAAGAGTTTTAAATGGAGAGAAACCAAGCTCAATAGCAATTGAAACTTTAAAAGAAACAACATTGATAATAAATAAAAAAGCAGCAGAAAAATATAATGTTAATATGTCAAGTGAGATCTTAAAAGGTGCAAAGGTATATTAATAGAAGAGAAATGAGGAGAGGGATATGTTATTAGGAACGTTAGAACAGAGTTTTATATTTGCAATAATGGTATTAGGAGTATATTTATCATATAAGATATTAGATTTTCCAGATATGACTGTAGATGGTAGCTTTCCATTAGGTGGAGCAGTAGCCTCAGCAATATTGATAAAAGGTGGAAATCCAATATTAGCTTTAGTAGTAGCAACTTTATGTGGGGCTATAGCAGGACTAATTACAGGAATGATTCACGTTAAATTAAAAGTTACAAATTTGTTGGCAGGAATCATTGTAATGACTGGACTGTATAGTGTAAATTTAAGAATTATGGGAAAATCAAATATACCACTATTTTCAGTAAAACATCTGTTCAATGGAAATATAATCCCAATAGTTACTTTAGTTATTCTTCTTATTCTAGCTAAAATAACAATTGACTATCTTTTAAAAACAAAATTTGGTTTTGCATTAAAAGCTTTAGGAGATAATGAGACTTTAGTAATATCTCTAGGAATAGATGAAAAAAAATTGAAAATATATGGATTAATGATAGCAAATAGCTTTGTAGCACTATCAGGAGCTATATTAGCTCAATACCAAGGGTTTGCTGACGTTGGAATGGGAACAGGAACTAT contains these protein-coding regions:
- a CDS encoding ABC transporter substrate-binding protein, producing MKKILLFMLMVLCIACGKEKEDRIKIGITQIVEHQSLDDVRQGVIDSLKANGYGEDKIEISYKNAQGDFGTAQIIAQEFKNTSDIVVAISTPSAQAVVNNIKDKPIFFAAITNPESAGVLAENVTGVRDRSPVEKQVELIKEILPETKKIGVVYNTSEQNSFYLTDEFKKEAEKNGYEVVIKGITNVNEIASALDTILPEIDVLYTTIDNTIASTYPLIIDKSKKANKPVIGATKNYVDQGALASEGISDYKVGYQTGEMIVRYLKGEDIKNMKFEVVRESERYINREVAKNFKIVVE
- a CDS encoding ABC transporter permease produces the protein MLLGTLEQSFIFAIMVLGVYLSYKILDFPDMTVDGSFPLGGAVASAILIKGGNPILALVVATLCGAIAGLITGMIHVKLKVTNLLAGIIVMTGLYSVNLRIMGKSNIPLFSVKHLFNGNIIPIVTLVILLILAKITIDYLLKTKFGFALKALGDNETLVISLGIDEKKLKIYGLMIANSFVALSGAILAQYQGFADVGMGTGTIITGLASIIIGEAIFKKRSFISMSMTVILGTIIYRTIIAMSLKLGMNASDLKLITSILVVGIIFLKEKKSLLGRGGKKYA
- a CDS encoding ABC transporter substrate-binding protein, whose translation is MKKMLLLLLGISMIAFGKEKSDVKIGVTQIMEHQSLDSARKGFIKALEKEGYGEKNIEYQNAQGDFGTAQIIANSFKNDNKDLILAISTPSAQAAYNATKEIPIIITAVTDAKSSGLIGGNITGTSDAAPIYKQLEVAKKLLPQIKKIGVIYNTSEQNSQIQVEQVKEEGKKLGLEVVEAGITSVADMAIGLDILLPKVDILYTPTDNLVVSATPLVLEKANKAGKPVIGSVEDQVAQGALVTQGIDYEKLGYQTGEIAVRVLNGEKPSSIAIETLKETTLIINKKAAEKYNVNMSSEILKGAKVY